CAACCGGACACTCGACCAATACAGGACAGTCGTTTTCCGCAGTCGCGAGAGGTTTGCCTTCGTATTTTTCAAACCAGCCGTCACTGGCAAAATTCGTTATATCATAGCCGTCTATGAGGGAAGACCACGGAGATGAAGTGTCGACGGTAAGAGAGTGTGCGCCAAACTCAAAATGATACTCAATGTCCACCGGAAGCCAGTCATATCTGTTCGGCGAGGCATCGGCGGCTCCAAAAACGAGAAGTTTCCCGCCATTCTCAAGATAGCGTTCGATACGGCCGGAACATGCCCGGAGAGCCGGAAGAAGTTTCGAGTACGAGGTATTGCCAAACCCGGTCGGGATAATGACGCCTGCATATTGTCCCCGGTAGAACGGGGCCGAAAGTAAAAGCGGCGTGACGGCTTCACAAGGACAGGCAGAATCTTCGACCAGACGGTGAAACGTCATCTTTGAGTCCCAGAATACGGCGACTGTCATCCTTTGATCACCCCAAGAGGTCTCATTCTGGCAACGATCCGCGAGATCCCGGCATCGTGTACGGTCTGAACGACTTCGCTGCTGGGTTTATACACATCCGGCGCTTCTTCGGCGATCGCCGCCTGATTCGGGGCTCGAACGATGATGCCCTGTTGAAGAAGAGCTTTCGCGACCTCTTCGCCGGTCTGACTCTTTTTCGCCGAAGAACGGCTTTTCACTCTGCCGGAACCATGGCAGGTACTCCCAAATGTTTTCTCCATGGCACCGTCCGTTCCCGCCAGAATGTAGGATGGTGTCCCCATACTTCCTGGAATAATGACCGGCTGACCACTGGTACGGAACTCGTGAGGGACTTCCGCTCTGCACGGACCAAATGCCCGGGTCGCTCCTTTCCGGTGGACGCAGACATTGCGCCGGACTCCGTCGACCTTGTGCTCTTCCCATTTCGCCACGTTATGAGCGACATCATAGACGAGCGGCATCTCATCGTAAGCGATCTGGAATTTTTTCACGAAAAGTTCTCTGACGATGTGGGTGATGATCTGACGGTTGGCCCATGCATAATTTGCAGAAGCCGCCATTGCACCGAAATATGCTTCCCCTTCGGGAGAGGAAAGCGGAGCACAGGCAAGCTGACGGTCCGGAAGATCGATGCCGTATTTTTTCGCTGCCGATTCGAGAACCTGCAGATGGTCCGTGCAGACCTGATGCCCAAGACCTCTGGATCCGCAGTGGATCATCACGCAGATCTGTCCTTTATATACGCCGAACGTTTTCGCCGTTTCGTTATCGACCACGTCATCAACAACCTGAACCTCCAGAAAATGATTGCCGGAACCAAGCGTTCCGCACTGGGGAATGCCCCGCTGTCTGGCTTTTTTGCTGACATGCTCCGGCTTTGCCCCCTCCATTGCTCCGTTTTCCTCGCATCGGGGAATATCGCCCTCCATGCCGTATCCCATTTCAACAGCGTTCTTTGCGCCGTCTTCGAGCATACTGGAGAGATCCTTCTGCGATAACCGGATCGGGCTCTTCGAACCAACGCCTGTAGGGACGGCGTTGAAAAGATCCTCGACCAGTTCTTTCATATCGGAAATATCGGAGACGGTAAGCGGGGTTGTGATCATTCGAACCCCGCAGTTGATATCGAACCCTACGCCTCCCGGCGAGATGATCCCGGTTTCGGCGTCGAATGCCCCGACACCGCCAATTGGAAAACCGTATCCCCAGTGAATGTCGGGCATCCCAAGGGAATACTTGAGAATTCCCGGAAGCGTCGCCACATTGGCAAGCTGAGTGAGGGCTCCGTCTTCAAGCGTTTCTGCAAGATTTTTCGAGAGGAAAAACCGTCCGGGAACACGCATCCCGGGAACAAAATCCATGGGGATCTCCCATTCATTCGTAGTAACCTGTTTGATCTGGTCGTTCATGATTGTTAGATATCAAAAATTATTATCAGTTCATATCCGGTTTTTGTTCTGGTGAGCGATAAACCGGAGTAGGAGATGCCTTTTACCCCGGTGCCGCCGGCATGTTTTTCTCTGTCGAAGAGAACTCCCTCAACCGTACCGGAAACAGAGTCTCCAACAGAAAGGGTAAATTTCTGGGGGACGAGATACTCGGTTTCCGTCAGAAAGAGAAGTTCCGAAAGGAAATTCACGATCAGTTCTTCGCGGTCTTTTCCTTCTGCATGAATGGGAAATGAATCCGTAGAGGGTTCTAGAGGATACACTCCGTACAGAATTTTTGCCAGAGCAAACCCGCTCTCTGAAAACAGAGAAGAGAGATCGGGGGCGGATATCCGCATACGGATATCGGCAGTGTGCTCGAGTTCCTCAAAAACCATAATCGCCGTCTTCGAAAAGAAGCCGCGGGACCATGCGCATCGTTATCTCCGATATCCACTGGATCTGATATCTGGAAATAAAGATCACATGATTCCCTGCCCGAATCGGAATGTCGGATGATTTTGCCGGGCGTATTCGCACCGGCATCAGAATCGGGCCGATGCATGACGTGCTTATACGAAAATCCCCACCGCGGCTATCCATATACGCGATGACCTCGTCCGTGACGGTAATATCAGAAAGAGGGGTAGGACCACCCTGCTTAGTATCCATTTAATATTGATGGGAAGTATATGATGAAAAAAGTTGGTACTGAATCCAGCCTGAATGTTCAGGTGGATGCAACTACCTGTTCGACTAAATCGGCATACTGTGCCTTAAGTTCGTAGACTCCAAGTGCACCGTCTTTCATCTTGTGGGTTGACAGGATGCCTAATTTCGATGCAACAATACCAACCATCGATGCCACGGAATGATAGGTCACGTCAAACTTTGTCGAAAGCGCTTCGTGAATCTGGGGAACGGTCATGGACTTTGCCCGAATGAGCAGACGTAAAAGCGCCTTTCTGATTCCTGACTTGTCACGAGATAGATAACTGCGAAGTCGTCTCTCAATCTCCTTTCGCAGATCTGAAGGTGAAAGCATATTTTTTAGTATGTATCTGTGTATATAAATAAATACCGCTCAAACAAGTATAAAATAATACACGAATTTGATATGCAGAGAAAAGCAATAGAGTAATACCTCATGATATACCGCCTCTATGAGTACCTGATTTCCCGCGACCTCACCACATTTCCAAAAGAGATATGTTTCATGCTGAGCGATGAGGATGTACTTTTCGATGCGGGGAAAATAGAGGCGGTCTATACCTGGACAAAAGAGTTTCCCGAAATCAAAAAGATCATTTTCCACATCAGTACGGATGATCCACGGCGAATCGAGGGACTGCTTGGACTCGAAGAACTTGGGAAGAAAACGACCGTACGGGTAAGTACGCCGGAACATGATACGATAATCGGGACCGGAATTCCAGAGATCCTGATCGCTCTTGGCAAAACCGGAAGGGAAGAGATCACCGACGCGATCATCAAAATCGCAAAAGAAGGTGTCGAGCCTAATGAAATCACGGAAGATATGATAGAGAAACATCTCATATTTCACGTGAACCCGGATTTTGTGATAAAAACCGGAGGGAATCACCTCACCGACTTTTTGATCTGGCAGTCGGTGTATTCGGAACTTTTTTTTACCGACATCAACTGGGGCGGCTTTCGAAAAGTGGATTATCTAAGGGCGCTTCGCGATTATCAGTCCCGGAGCCGGCGATACGGGACCTGAAATCAGTCGAAAGGGGAAAACATCTATATACTACTCATAGATGAATAAGATACTACAACAATGTCACTTTCCATTCCAAAATTACCCGAATCGAAAGATCCGAAAGTAAATTTTATCAGGGATATCCTGATCGTTTTTATCATTGTTGCAGCTATCGGCTGTGCTTTATTTGCAGTATCAGGAACATGGCCTGCCTTGGTCGCCGTCGAATCGGAAAGCATGGTCCCGAATCTGAACGTCAACGACCTTGTGTTTGTTGTTGATGAGAACAGATACGGCGGGTTCATGACGATGGTCGAGGCACAAGAAGCAGGGGTGATTTCGTTTGGAGGATACGGGGACATGATCGTCTATCAGCCGAACGGGGTAACCGGCGTGACGCCAATCATCCATCGGGCGATAACATGGATCAACGAATCCGTCGCCGAAGAAGCGGGATTTACCGGCGATGCAGCCCATGCAGGATATATTACTAAAGGCGACAACAATGACCTTATCGATCAGGATGCGATATTTTCGGCTTACGGGAGGATGCAGCCGGTCAAAGAGGAGTGGATTGTTGGAAAAGCATTGTTTGCGATCCCTCTAATCGGTTTTATACCGATGCATCTGTTTGAGTCTGCCCTGATTGTGGTACTCATCATCGTTATCATTGAACTCGTCAGCAGAAAGCTGAAGAAGAACAAAGAGACCAAAACGAAAGGAAAGAAAAAATGAACGTCACCACCATTCTGAATGATGTCCTTGGAGGCTCACGGCTCACGGAAGATGAAGTTGCATTCCTGTTCTCGGTGCAAAACCGGGATATATGGAAGATTGCCGAGGCCGCGGATATCATTCGCGAACGAAAAAACGGCGATGTCGTAACATATGTCCGAAACATGAACATTCACATGACCAACATCTGCAAAAACTGCTGCTGGTTATGTGCATTCGGACGAAAGAGTACCGATCCCGAGGCTTTCTGCTTCACGGATGAAGAGTTTCGGGAGCATACCAAAGATGCGGGCAGAAAAAAGGTCACCGAGGTCTCGTATCTTTCCGGAATTAACCCGGAATTCACTATCGAAAGTTACGAAAAGATGATCCGGACATTCCACGAAGAGATCCCCGGCATCCATGTTCACGGATGCAGCCCGGATGAAATATTGTTTGCAGCGAACCAAAGCGGCATTACAACAAAAGAAGCCCTCATTCGGCTAAAAGATGCGGGACTCGGTTCAGTCCAGGGAACGGCGGCGGAGATTCTCGTCGACCGTGTTCGAAACATCATCTGCAGTAAAAAACTCTCCACGGCAGAGTGGGTCAGAATCATCAAAGAAGCCTCGGAAGTTGGA
The sequence above is a segment of the uncultured Methanocorpusculum sp. genome. Coding sequences within it:
- a CDS encoding RtcB family protein; translated protein: MNDQIKQVTTNEWEIPMDFVPGMRVPGRFFLSKNLAETLEDGALTQLANVATLPGILKYSLGMPDIHWGYGFPIGGVGAFDAETGIISPGGVGFDINCGVRMITTPLTVSDISDMKELVEDLFNAVPTGVGSKSPIRLSQKDLSSMLEDGAKNAVEMGYGMEGDIPRCEENGAMEGAKPEHVSKKARQRGIPQCGTLGSGNHFLEVQVVDDVVDNETAKTFGVYKGQICVMIHCGSRGLGHQVCTDHLQVLESAAKKYGIDLPDRQLACAPLSSPEGEAYFGAMAASANYAWANRQIITHIVRELFVKKFQIAYDEMPLVYDVAHNVAKWEEHKVDGVRRNVCVHRKGATRAFGPCRAEVPHEFRTSGQPVIIPGSMGTPSYILAGTDGAMEKTFGSTCHGSGRVKSRSSAKKSQTGEEVAKALLQQGIIVRAPNQAAIAEEAPDVYKPSSEVVQTVHDAGISRIVARMRPLGVIKG
- a CDS encoding archease, with protein sequence MVFEELEHTADIRMRISAPDLSSLFSESGFALAKILYGVYPLEPSTDSFPIHAEGKDREELIVNFLSELLFLTETEYLVPQKFTLSVGDSVSGTVEGVLFDREKHAGGTGVKGISYSGLSLTRTKTGYELIIIFDI
- a CDS encoding DUF2551 domain-containing protein, coding for MLSPSDLRKEIERRLRSYLSRDKSGIRKALLRLLIRAKSMTVPQIHEALSTKFDVTYHSVASMVGIVASKLGILSTHKMKDGALGVYELKAQYADLVEQVVAST
- a CDS encoding undecaprenyl diphosphate synthase family protein, with protein sequence MIYRLYEYLISRDLTTFPKEICFMLSDEDVLFDAGKIEAVYTWTKEFPEIKKIIFHISTDDPRRIEGLLGLEELGKKTTVRVSTPEHDTIIGTGIPEILIALGKTGREEITDAIIKIAKEGVEPNEITEDMIEKHLIFHVNPDFVIKTGGNHLTDFLIWQSVYSELFFTDINWGGFRKVDYLRALRDYQSRSRRYGT
- a CDS encoding S26 family signal peptidase gives rise to the protein MSLSIPKLPESKDPKVNFIRDILIVFIIVAAIGCALFAVSGTWPALVAVESESMVPNLNVNDLVFVVDENRYGGFMTMVEAQEAGVISFGGYGDMIVYQPNGVTGVTPIIHRAITWINESVAEEAGFTGDAAHAGYITKGDNNDLIDQDAIFSAYGRMQPVKEEWIVGKALFAIPLIGFIPMHLFESALIVVLIIVIIELVSRKLKKNKETKTKGKKK
- the cofH gene encoding 5-amino-6-(D-ribitylamino)uracil--L-tyrosine 4-hydroxyphenyl transferase CofH is translated as MNVTTILNDVLGGSRLTEDEVAFLFSVQNRDIWKIAEAADIIRERKNGDVVTYVRNMNIHMTNICKNCCWLCAFGRKSTDPEAFCFTDEEFREHTKDAGRKKVTEVSYLSGINPEFTIESYEKMIRTFHEEIPGIHVHGCSPDEILFAANQSGITTKEALIRLKDAGLGSVQGTAAEILVDRVRNIICSKKLSTAEWVRIIKEASEVGFRATSTIMYGSVETEKERARHLSVLRDVQDETGVFTELVPLAFLHKNTLLERAGIVNHDATGREDILLIAISRLFLDNFDNIQVPWSKIGRKVTQLSLMAGGNDVGGTMFVDALSKDAGGGDESDYFSPEDMKIMCDDIGRTLRQRDTFYNLI